One part of the Gemmatimonadaceae bacterium genome encodes these proteins:
- a CDS encoding GTP-binding protein, whose amino-acid sequence MLGATGVGKTSLVRRYVESMFSEKYQATIGVKIDRKLVDHEGGQVSLLLWDLQGEDDLQKVRTTYLRGAAGLIYVADGTRPDTLDRALAIQRGAEDAVGSVPSLLFVNKSDLADEWAVTAADQGARGPAGVDVFTTSARTGANVEAAFAALVRRMQAP is encoded by the coding sequence ATGTTGGGCGCCACCGGCGTCGGAAAGACGAGCCTCGTCAGGCGCTACGTCGAGAGCATGTTCAGCGAGAAGTACCAGGCGACGATCGGTGTCAAGATCGACCGCAAGCTGGTCGACCACGAAGGCGGCCAGGTGAGCCTGCTGCTGTGGGATCTTCAGGGCGAAGACGACCTGCAGAAGGTGCGGACCACCTACCTGCGCGGTGCTGCTGGCCTCATCTATGTCGCCGACGGTACGCGTCCCGACACACTCGATCGTGCGCTCGCCATCCAGCGTGGTGCCGAAGATGCGGTCGGCAGCGTCCCCTCCCTCCTGTTCGTGAACAAGTCGGACCTTGCCGACGAGTGGGCGGTCACCGCCGCCGATCAGGGCGCCCGCGGGCCGGCGGGCGTTGACGTGTTCACGACCTCGGCACGGACCGGCGCCAACGTCGAAGCGGCGTTTGCCGCCCTCGTTCGTCGGATGCAGGCGCCCTAG
- a CDS encoding sigma-54-dependent Fis family transcriptional regulator, protein MNSTRRLLLVEDDPAIRFALRDFLGTNGYAVTEAATCADAERAFERERPALVLSDYRLPDGTALDLLPRIRALSAVVPFLVLTGHGSVELAVEAIRQGADDFLTKPVSLPALAVVLDRALDRQRERQRSMARAVRQQRATTDPFVGESAAIHRLREQAERIAATDRPVLILGETGAGKGVLTRWLHAHGARADEAFVDLNCASLPRELLESELFGFERGAFTGAVTAKMGLVELAHRGTLFLDEIGDLELSLQPKLLKVLEDQVFRRVGAVKDRQVDVRLVAATHQDLPNLVGAGKFRGDLYFRISTIPLHVPPLRERKEDIPILARRLLERLAGELGRASIELTPSADEALARHPWPGNVRELRNVLERAVLLSARGSIRAADLTFDAPAALTPAGGTTAIIGGEDHLTLEELQRRHIIRVLELVNGRVEVAAQRLGVPRSTLYQKLKAMRIAVARPAS, encoded by the coding sequence GTGAACTCAACCAGGCGCCTGCTCCTCGTCGAAGACGACCCGGCGATCCGCTTCGCCCTGCGTGATTTTCTGGGCACCAACGGCTACGCGGTCACCGAAGCCGCGACGTGCGCCGACGCCGAGCGCGCCTTCGAGCGCGAGCGGCCCGCCCTGGTGCTGAGCGACTACCGGCTTCCCGATGGGACGGCGCTGGATCTGCTTCCCCGCATCCGCGCGCTCAGCGCCGTCGTGCCGTTTCTGGTTCTCACTGGCCACGGGTCGGTCGAGCTGGCGGTCGAGGCCATACGCCAGGGTGCGGACGACTTCCTGACCAAGCCGGTATCGTTGCCGGCATTGGCGGTCGTGCTCGATCGCGCACTAGACCGTCAGCGCGAGCGCCAGCGCAGTATGGCGAGAGCTGTGCGCCAGCAAAGGGCCACAACGGACCCGTTCGTCGGAGAGTCGGCGGCAATCCACCGACTCCGCGAACAGGCGGAACGCATCGCGGCTACGGACCGCCCAGTCCTGATTCTCGGCGAAACCGGGGCCGGAAAGGGTGTGCTCACGCGATGGCTCCACGCGCATGGGGCCCGCGCCGACGAAGCCTTCGTCGACCTGAACTGCGCTAGTCTCCCCCGCGAACTGCTCGAAAGTGAGCTCTTTGGCTTTGAACGCGGGGCGTTCACGGGAGCAGTCACCGCCAAAATGGGCCTGGTCGAACTGGCGCACCGCGGCACGCTGTTTCTGGACGAAATCGGCGACCTCGAACTTTCGCTCCAACCCAAGCTCCTCAAGGTCCTCGAAGACCAGGTCTTCCGGCGGGTGGGTGCGGTCAAGGACCGCCAGGTGGACGTGCGGCTCGTGGCTGCCACGCACCAGGATCTGCCCAACCTCGTTGGCGCCGGCAAGTTCCGCGGAGACCTCTACTTCCGCATCAGCACCATCCCGCTCCACGTGCCCCCGCTGCGGGAACGAAAGGAAGACATTCCGATCCTCGCGCGCCGACTCCTCGAACGGCTGGCCGGGGAATTGGGCCGCGCTTCGATCGAACTGACACCCTCGGCCGACGAGGCTCTCGCCAGACACCCGTGGCCGGGCAACGTGCGCGAACTGCGCAATGTGCTCGAACGCGCCGTGCTCCTCTCCGCGCGCGGGTCTATACGCGCCGCGGACCTCACATTTGATGCGCCCGCGGCGCTGACCCCGGCCGGCGGCACGACGGCCATCATCGGCGGAGAGGACCACCTGACTCTGGAAGAACTCCAGCGGCGCCACATTATTCGCGTGCTGGAGCTCGTCAACGGGCGCGTGGAGGTGGCCGCCCAGCGATTGGGTGTCCCGCGCTCGACCCTGTACCAAAAACTCAAGGCGATGCGCATCGCGGTCGCCAGGCCCGCCTCCTGA
- a CDS encoding PAS domain-containing protein produces MGTDRYRRLFDDSTAPQLVVDGRDGRIVEANRAAADFYGVTPDGLTGTTLSSLGVEDPGGLRDALEVAAAVGVHLVGLAQRHASGEVRRTEVYGTPFAGPDQQLVHLILHDITEREAARDREREFLGQLARQDALQRTETFSRMGELVSGVAHEVRNPLFALSSAIDALRQRLADNEHFARYAPLLTSQVERLSTLMADLLDYGRPAALAVRPVRVTEVLVATAEVCSPIGERARVAVEPHSSCRPETWVAVDLFRFVQALQNLVTNAIQHAPAGSTVTLEAHMVDADVEFSVIDQGPGFDEASIASVFEPFYSRRPGGTGLGLALVHRTVHDHQGTVSAENQRSSDGRVVGAVVRVRLPTTSSRPK; encoded by the coding sequence GTGGGCACGGACAGATATCGTCGACTCTTTGACGACAGTACCGCACCGCAACTCGTCGTCGACGGGCGCGACGGCCGGATCGTGGAGGCGAACCGGGCGGCGGCGGACTTCTACGGCGTCACCCCCGACGGGCTGACGGGCACGACCCTCTCGTCGTTAGGCGTCGAAGACCCCGGCGGCCTGCGCGATGCCCTCGAAGTCGCTGCCGCTGTCGGGGTCCACCTCGTGGGCCTCGCGCAACGCCACGCCTCCGGCGAGGTCCGACGCACCGAAGTGTACGGGACACCGTTTGCCGGCCCCGACCAGCAGCTCGTCCACCTCATCCTGCACGACATCACCGAACGCGAAGCGGCCCGCGATCGTGAACGCGAGTTTCTGGGTCAGCTCGCACGACAGGATGCCCTGCAGCGAACGGAGACGTTCAGTCGCATGGGCGAGCTGGTCTCAGGTGTCGCTCACGAGGTGCGCAATCCGCTCTTCGCGCTCTCCTCGGCCATCGACGCGCTCCGCCAACGCCTCGCGGACAACGAGCACTTCGCGCGCTACGCCCCTTTGCTCACGAGCCAGGTGGAGCGGCTGTCCACACTCATGGCTGACTTGCTCGACTATGGCCGACCGGCCGCGCTCGCGGTTCGTCCGGTGCGTGTGACCGAAGTCCTCGTCGCGACTGCCGAGGTCTGCTCGCCGATCGGCGAGCGGGCCCGCGTCGCCGTCGAGCCGCACAGCTCGTGTCGGCCGGAGACCTGGGTCGCGGTGGACCTGTTTCGATTCGTGCAGGCACTCCAGAACCTCGTCACGAACGCCATTCAACACGCCCCCGCGGGCAGCACGGTCACGCTCGAGGCCCACATGGTCGACGCCGACGTGGAATTCAGCGTGATCGATCAGGGCCCGGGGTTCGACGAGGCGTCGATCGCGAGCGTCTTCGAGCCATTCTATAGTCGCCGACCGGGAGGCACTGGCCTCGGGCTGGCGTTGGTGCACCGCACGGTGCACGATCATCAGGGTACTGTCAGTGCCGAAAACCAACGCAGTTCCGACGGCCGGGTCGTCGGTGCCGTGGTGCGCGTCCGGCTTCCGACCACCTCTTCCCGACCGAAGTGA
- a CDS encoding HEAT repeat domain-containing protein, whose protein sequence is MRDASPGFADARARVRCAATAMLAVVVVGAGATPVRAQSAATRLAAVRDGQVRFTFTLRPGVCGQGQNVWRTGVSRTRTRTTLDTDERRDVEYDVECDSGPGRVVIDKNEGAITDVRFYIGGRWRASAAAADLGAVGARETSQILLAIVQGEGGRVSERAIFPLTLIDSVDVNGDLLRIARNDTRPSSTRKQAVFWLGQAAEGPATAGLTELVGEAALNRDVREQAVFALSQRPRDEGVPSLINVVRTNRDPEIRRKALFWLGQSGDPRAVDLIEELLTRR, encoded by the coding sequence ATGAGAGACGCATCGCCGGGTTTCGCTGACGCCAGAGCGCGCGTCCGTTGCGCGGCCACCGCAATGCTCGCCGTCGTGGTCGTGGGCGCCGGTGCCACGCCGGTTCGCGCGCAGTCGGCCGCCACGCGGCTGGCCGCCGTCCGCGATGGTCAGGTGCGTTTCACCTTTACCCTCCGCCCCGGCGTCTGCGGGCAGGGCCAGAACGTCTGGCGCACCGGAGTCAGTCGCACGCGGACCCGCACGACGTTGGATACAGACGAGAGACGCGACGTGGAGTATGACGTCGAATGCGACTCCGGCCCCGGCCGCGTCGTGATCGACAAGAACGAAGGCGCCATCACAGACGTGCGGTTCTACATCGGCGGCCGCTGGCGTGCGTCGGCTGCTGCCGCGGACCTCGGAGCGGTTGGCGCCCGCGAGACGTCGCAGATCCTGCTCGCCATCGTCCAGGGCGAGGGGGGACGCGTCTCGGAGCGCGCGATCTTCCCTCTCACGCTCATCGACAGCGTTGACGTCAACGGCGACCTGCTTCGGATAGCACGCAACGACACGCGGCCATCCTCGACCCGCAAGCAGGCCGTGTTTTGGCTCGGTCAGGCCGCCGAGGGCCCGGCCACGGCCGGACTCACGGAGCTCGTTGGCGAAGCAGCGCTCAATCGTGACGTGCGGGAGCAGGCGGTCTTCGCGCTGTCGCAGCGACCGCGGGACGAAGGGGTCCCGTCCCTGATCAATGTCGTGCGTACGAACCGTGACCCGGAGATCCGCCGCAAGGCCCTGTTCTGGCTCGGGCAATCCGGAGACCCGCGCGCCGTGGATCTGATCGAAGAACTGCTCACCAGGCGGTGA
- a CDS encoding HEAT repeat domain-containing protein encodes MTSSRFLRFTFVVGFAALGAAPLAGQASPAPASAARPVDGGSTQLGLMNPGAFEAEEAMWTDADLLARRRWSSGDQASDSLYRLGRQALNRGDFGRAASLFQQLRERDPRARIAADALYWHAYAMYRAGGSGNLQNALASLTTLTSEHPRAAISGDARDLRIRVCGELARQGNERCAAEIAAAANAERPERPERPDRVERPERPERGDRGSAPVPQGCPDEDDDERLAALNALLQMDADRALPLLEKTLQRRDRCSVTLRRKAIFLIAQKRDPRAADMLLNAVRNDPDREVRSQAVFWLGQIRDERATSILENLLRTEQDEAVLEKAIFALSQQKSTRAASILRDIALRDSAPTRLREQAIFWLGQQRSGENAELLIGLFARTSNEDIRDKIIFSLSQMRSPATDKFMLDLATDEKADVEMRKKALFWAGQNRSLNVAAIAAMYDRVTNQEMREQVIFVLAQRRDPAAVDKIFDIARNDRDKAMRSKAIFWLGQSRDPRVVKLLEELLNK; translated from the coding sequence ATGACCTCGAGCCGTTTCCTTCGATTCACCTTCGTTGTCGGGTTCGCCGCGCTGGGCGCGGCACCCCTTGCCGGACAGGCGTCCCCGGCACCCGCGTCGGCTGCCCGGCCGGTGGACGGCGGCAGCACACAGTTGGGGTTGATGAACCCCGGGGCGTTTGAGGCGGAGGAGGCGATGTGGACCGATGCCGATCTCCTGGCTCGGCGACGCTGGTCGAGTGGCGACCAGGCCTCAGACTCGCTGTATCGCCTGGGGCGTCAGGCGCTCAACCGTGGCGACTTTGGTCGCGCCGCCTCGCTCTTTCAGCAGTTGCGGGAACGCGATCCACGGGCGCGGATCGCCGCTGACGCGCTGTACTGGCACGCGTACGCCATGTACCGCGCCGGCGGCTCCGGCAACCTGCAGAACGCGCTCGCTTCGTTGACCACGCTCACGAGCGAACATCCGCGAGCGGCGATCAGTGGTGACGCGCGCGATCTGCGCATCCGCGTGTGCGGCGAACTCGCGCGACAGGGCAACGAGCGCTGCGCCGCCGAGATCGCGGCCGCGGCCAACGCCGAGCGCCCGGAGCGTCCGGAACGGCCCGACCGCGTCGAGCGCCCCGAACGGCCCGAGCGCGGGGACCGCGGGAGCGCACCGGTGCCGCAGGGCTGTCCCGACGAAGACGACGACGAGCGCCTTGCCGCGCTGAACGCGCTCTTGCAGATGGACGCCGATCGCGCGCTCCCGCTCCTGGAGAAGACCCTGCAGCGTCGCGACCGCTGCTCGGTGACGCTGCGTCGCAAGGCGATTTTTCTGATCGCGCAGAAACGCGACCCGCGGGCGGCCGACATGCTGCTCAACGCCGTACGAAACGACCCGGATCGCGAGGTACGCTCGCAGGCCGTCTTCTGGCTCGGCCAGATTCGCGACGAGCGCGCCACCTCCATTCTCGAGAACCTGCTGCGGACCGAGCAGGACGAGGCCGTGCTGGAGAAGGCGATCTTTGCCCTGTCGCAGCAGAAGAGCACCCGCGCCGCCTCGATCCTGCGCGACATCGCGCTGCGTGACAGTGCGCCGACGCGGCTGCGCGAACAGGCCATCTTCTGGCTCGGCCAGCAGCGCTCGGGCGAAAACGCGGAGCTGCTGATCGGGCTGTTCGCCCGCACGTCCAACGAGGACATCCGCGACAAGATCATCTTTTCGCTGTCGCAGATGCGTTCGCCCGCTACCGACAAGTTCATGCTCGACCTCGCGACCGACGAAAAGGCCGACGTGGAGATGCGCAAGAAGGCCCTGTTCTGGGCCGGCCAGAACCGCTCGCTCAACGTCGCGGCCATCGCGGCGATGTACGATCGCGTGACCAACCAGGAAATGCGTGAGCAGGTGATCTTTGTCCTGGCGCAGCGCCGTGACCCCGCGGCCGTGGACAAGATCTTCGATATCGCCCGCAACGATCGCGACAAGGCGATGCGATCCAAGGCGATCTTCTGGCTCGGGCAGTCACGGGATCCGCGCGTCGTCAAGCTGCTGGAGGAGCTCCTCAACAAATGA
- a CDS encoding sigma-70 family RNA polymerase sigma factor, with protein sequence MNERELIARAAAGDPESQRALYDAHVERVYRLAFRLAGDDDLARDFVQDAFVRAFQRLSDFRGDSAFGTWLHAITVSVALNGLRKIKRLRSRELPLEDAEMLGSMPRRADPDLRQRLHAAIDGLPPGYRTVFVMHDVEGFTHEEIAQSLGIQPGTSKAQLFRARARLRDVLADFAGAWSA encoded by the coding sequence GTGAACGAACGCGAGCTCATTGCTCGGGCGGCCGCGGGTGATCCGGAGTCGCAGCGTGCGCTGTACGACGCGCACGTCGAACGCGTGTATCGGCTGGCCTTTCGGCTGGCCGGAGACGACGATCTGGCGAGGGACTTCGTGCAGGACGCGTTCGTTCGGGCCTTCCAGCGGCTCTCGGACTTTCGGGGCGACTCGGCGTTCGGAACCTGGCTGCACGCGATCACCGTTTCGGTGGCACTCAACGGGCTGCGAAAGATCAAGCGACTCCGGTCGCGCGAACTGCCGCTCGAAGATGCCGAGATGCTCGGTAGCATGCCGCGTCGGGCAGATCCCGACCTCCGGCAACGGCTCCACGCCGCGATCGATGGCCTTCCACCCGGGTACCGCACGGTGTTCGTGATGCACGACGTGGAAGGCTTCACGCACGAGGAGATCGCACAGTCGCTCGGCATCCAGCCGGGGACGAGCAAGGCACAGTTGTTCCGGGCGCGCGCACGGCTGCGCGACGTCCTGGCCGATTTCGCAGGAGCGTGGTCCGCATGA
- a CDS encoding DASS family sodium-coupled anion symporter, with the protein MTAPAPTTPQPFAERVWWRWLVTLLVAAAVLVVGPPDGIAPDGWRLLAIFLATIVGSILRPAPAGAIVFLGVVAIAATGTMTPAAALKGYADPVVWLVLCAFFISRGVMKTGLGRRIAFLFIRALGHKSLGLSYALGATDVVLASIIPSNSARAGGIVFPIVRSLAEAYDSTPGATRRRLGAYLMVTVYQVDVIACAMFLTGQASNVLIAKFAFDVTQMELTYSRWLIGGLVPGLVALLLVPYVLFRVFPPDVKETPHAAELGQRELDQMGPMSRGEWLMLAVFAGVALLWMTPSLHGIHYAVVAMLGVAALLLAKVIGWDDLITERQAWDVFIWYGGLVRMAEALGETGITKAFAEEAASWTAGWGWAPALAILVVVYFYAHYAFASITAHATAMFTPFLVVSLAAGAPPQLAVLSLAAASNLDASLTHYGTTTAPIYFGARYVTQREWWRFGLIASVLTLGTWAIVGVGWWKVLGWW; encoded by the coding sequence ATGACCGCGCCCGCGCCCACCACCCCGCAGCCCTTCGCCGAGCGCGTGTGGTGGAGGTGGCTCGTGACGCTGCTGGTGGCGGCGGCCGTCCTCGTCGTGGGCCCACCGGACGGGATCGCGCCGGATGGTTGGCGGCTCCTCGCGATCTTTCTTGCGACCATCGTCGGGTCGATCCTCCGCCCGGCGCCAGCGGGAGCGATCGTCTTTCTGGGTGTGGTGGCCATCGCGGCCACCGGCACGATGACGCCCGCCGCGGCGCTCAAGGGCTACGCCGACCCGGTCGTGTGGCTCGTCCTCTGCGCCTTCTTCATTTCGCGCGGCGTCATGAAGACGGGCCTGGGGCGGCGCATCGCGTTCCTGTTCATTCGCGCGCTCGGGCACAAGTCGTTAGGCCTTTCCTATGCACTCGGCGCGACCGACGTGGTGCTTGCGTCGATCATCCCGTCCAACAGTGCGCGCGCCGGCGGCATCGTCTTCCCGATCGTACGGAGCCTGGCCGAGGCCTACGATTCGACCCCGGGCGCCACGCGGCGCCGGCTGGGCGCCTACCTGATGGTGACGGTCTATCAGGTGGACGTGATCGCGTGCGCGATGTTCCTCACGGGCCAGGCCTCCAACGTGCTGATCGCGAAGTTCGCGTTCGACGTCACGCAGATGGAGCTGACCTACTCCCGGTGGCTGATTGGCGGGCTGGTTCCCGGGCTCGTGGCGCTGCTGCTGGTGCCGTACGTGCTCTTCCGCGTGTTCCCGCCCGACGTGAAGGAAACACCGCACGCGGCGGAGCTGGGTCAGCGTGAGCTCGACCAGATGGGCCCGATGTCGCGGGGCGAGTGGCTGATGCTTGCGGTGTTCGCCGGCGTGGCGCTGCTGTGGATGACGCCGTCGCTGCATGGCATTCATTACGCGGTGGTGGCGATGCTTGGCGTGGCGGCGCTGTTGCTGGCCAAGGTGATCGGGTGGGACGACCTGATCACGGAGCGGCAGGCGTGGGACGTGTTCATCTGGTACGGCGGGCTCGTCCGGATGGCCGAAGCGCTGGGCGAGACGGGGATCACGAAGGCGTTCGCCGAGGAGGCGGCGTCGTGGACGGCGGGCTGGGGGTGGGCGCCGGCGCTTGCGATCCTGGTGGTCGTGTACTTCTACGCGCATTACGCGTTCGCGAGCATCACGGCGCACGCGACGGCGATGTTCACGCCGTTCCTGGTGGTGTCGCTTGCGGCTGGCGCTCCGCCGCAGCTCGCGGTACTGTCGCTGGCGGCCGCGTCGAACCTCGACGCGTCACTCACGCACTATGGGACGACGACCGCACCGATCTATTTTGGCGCGCGGTACGTGACACAGCGCGAGTGGTGGCGGTTTGGGCTCATCGCATCCGTGTTGACACTGGGCACGTGGGCGATCGTGGGTGTGGGGTGGTGGAAGGTGCTGGGGTGGTGGTGA
- a CDS encoding alanine racemase — translation MLTLRSLDTASRPQQVQELETPCALVDLDRLAVNLDRMASYAVLHGLSLRPHIKTHKSPRIAAEQLRLGAVGLTCATPRELEVMADVSNDLLLAYPLLGASKLRRVMDLPRPVRVAVGLDSMIAVDALAEAAEAADRDVDVLVEVDFGMHRVGAQSPEEALALALHIRSRPLLHFAGVMFYPGHIREHVQQQEANLDKLRADVQGLIEVMRRGGVNPRVVSGGSTPAAWRMHEIPGVTEVRPGTYVYNDRTTAALGACTWDDCAFTVLGTVVSTAVAGQAVVDCGTKALGREPMRGVDGEGFGALLDRPEVVVSRMSEEHGVLDLGKSAWRPSVGEQVRIVPNHVCIVVHLNDVIHGVRGDQVETSWPVAARGRVARTG, via the coding sequence ATGTTGACGCTTCGCAGTCTCGATACGGCATCACGTCCGCAGCAGGTTCAGGAGCTCGAGACGCCGTGTGCGCTCGTGGACCTGGATCGGCTCGCGGTGAACCTCGACCGGATGGCATCCTATGCGGTGCTGCACGGGCTGTCGCTGCGGCCGCACATCAAGACGCACAAGTCGCCGCGGATCGCTGCGGAGCAACTGCGGCTTGGCGCGGTTGGGCTCACGTGCGCGACGCCGCGCGAGCTGGAGGTCATGGCGGACGTCTCCAACGACCTGCTGCTTGCGTATCCGTTGCTGGGCGCGTCGAAGCTCAGGCGCGTGATGGATCTGCCGCGCCCCGTGCGCGTCGCGGTGGGACTGGACTCGATGATCGCCGTCGATGCACTCGCGGAGGCAGCGGAGGCGGCGGACCGTGACGTGGACGTGCTCGTCGAAGTGGACTTCGGCATGCATCGCGTGGGCGCACAGTCCCCCGAGGAAGCGCTCGCCCTTGCGTTGCACATCCGGTCGCGACCGTTGCTCCACTTCGCCGGTGTCATGTTCTATCCGGGTCACATCCGCGAACATGTGCAGCAGCAGGAGGCCAACCTCGACAAGCTGCGTGCGGACGTGCAGGGCCTGATCGAAGTGATGCGTCGCGGCGGCGTGAACCCGCGCGTGGTGAGCGGCGGTTCGACGCCCGCAGCCTGGCGGATGCACGAGATACCGGGCGTCACCGAAGTCCGGCCGGGCACGTATGTCTACAACGACCGCACGACGGCCGCGCTCGGTGCGTGCACGTGGGACGACTGCGCGTTCACGGTACTCGGCACGGTGGTGAGCACCGCGGTCGCGGGTCAGGCGGTGGTGGACTGCGGAACCAAGGCGCTTGGGCGCGAGCCGATGCGCGGCGTGGACGGCGAGGGCTTTGGCGCGCTGCTCGATCGTCCCGAGGTGGTCGTGTCGCGGATGAGCGAGGAGCACGGGGTGCTCGATCTCGGGAAGTCCGCGTGGCGCCCGAGCGTGGGCGAGCAGGTGCGCATCGTGCCGAACCACGTGTGCATCGTCGTTCACCTCAACGACGTGATCCACGGCGTGCGCGGCGACCAGGTGGAGACGAGCTGGCCGGTGGCGGCGCGCGGGCGTGTTGCGCGGACTGGCTAG
- a CDS encoding YceI family protein, with protein MDTSERHLVLDATNTTITFEVIWFGVFPVRGRFTRVHGALHLDPGCITRAQVSVDVEAASLDTGIALRDRHLRGPRFLFAELHPFISFRSTAIVRRGEDVVVDGTLALRGRETSVRSTWPIGPRRAHALLDLEAEFTVSRRAGDVGFPSGIAGWNPLLRAIADAVRISVCLRVPAAPLVPVLAAAR; from the coding sequence ATGGACACGAGTGAGCGGCACCTGGTCCTGGACGCGACCAACACCACGATCACCTTCGAGGTGATCTGGTTCGGCGTGTTTCCGGTCCGGGGCCGCTTCACACGGGTGCATGGGGCGCTGCACCTGGATCCTGGCTGCATCACGCGCGCCCAGGTCAGCGTCGACGTCGAAGCGGCGAGCCTGGACACCGGCATCGCGCTCCGCGATCGGCACCTTCGCGGTCCCCGGTTTCTCTTTGCCGAGCTGCACCCGTTCATCTCGTTTCGCAGCACGGCGATCGTGCGCCGCGGCGAGGATGTTGTTGTCGACGGCACGCTGGCGTTGCGGGGGCGCGAGACCTCCGTCAGGTCCACGTGGCCCATCGGGCCCCGCCGGGCGCATGCATTGCTCGATCTCGAGGCGGAGTTTACTGTCTCCCGCCGTGCCGGTGATGTTGGCTTTCCCTCGGGGATTGCCGGTTGGAACCCGTTGCTCAGGGCGATCGCCGACGCCGTAAGAATCAGCGTCTGTCTGCGGGTGCCCGCTGCACCGCTCGTCCCAGTGCTCGCCGCAGCCCGCTAG
- a CDS encoding response regulator transcription factor, with amino-acid sequence MTASLRVLIVDDEPLARAHLRSMLEARGDATVIGECGDGTSAVARILADAPDLVLLDVQMPELDGLEVVRQVGPERMPPTIFITAFDEHALEAFEVHAVDYVLKPVNRQRFARAIDHVRRQATTARQSTGLAEAVAAMREPRAGADRLAVRIGERVLYLRVADFDWIEAAGDIARIHVGRQVYEHRATLTQLEQRLPRERFVRVHRSTIVNTDRIAEFQPWFQGDWIIVLADGTRLQSGKSYRARVRSLMEG; translated from the coding sequence ATGACCGCGTCCCTGCGGGTCCTCATCGTCGACGACGAACCCCTCGCCCGCGCACACCTGCGCTCGATGCTCGAGGCGCGGGGCGATGCCACGGTGATCGGTGAGTGCGGTGATGGCACCAGTGCGGTCGCGCGCATCCTCGCCGATGCGCCGGACCTCGTGCTCCTGGATGTCCAGATGCCGGAGCTCGACGGCCTCGAAGTCGTGCGCCAAGTCGGGCCCGAGCGCATGCCGCCGACCATCTTCATCACCGCCTTCGACGAGCACGCGCTCGAAGCGTTCGAGGTGCACGCCGTCGACTACGTGCTCAAGCCCGTCAATCGACAGCGCTTTGCCCGGGCGATCGACCACGTGCGCCGGCAGGCGACCACGGCCCGCCAAAGCACCGGACTCGCCGAGGCCGTGGCAGCGATGCGCGAACCCCGCGCCGGCGCCGATCGACTCGCCGTGCGCATTGGCGAGCGAGTGCTATACCTCCGCGTCGCTGATTTCGACTGGATCGAGGCGGCCGGCGACATCGCCCGCATCCATGTCGGGCGCCAGGTCTACGAGCACCGTGCGACCCTCACGCAACTCGAGCAGCGCCTGCCTCGCGAGCGGTTCGTGCGGGTGCATCGATCCACGATCGTCAACACCGATCGCATCGCCGAGTTTCAGCCGTGGTTCCAGGGTGACTGGATCATCGTGCTGGCCGACGGCACCCGCTTGCAGAGCGGCAAGAGTTATCGCGCCCGGGTACGCAGTCTGATGGAGGGCTGA